The Bacteroidota bacterium genome includes the window CTTTAATAAGCTGTAAATTGTTTTCGGCTGCATCCAATTCTTCCTTTGATGAATTCCGTTTTAGCTCATAAGGCAAAAGTTCTGCTGCTGCAATTACTTGCTGTTTCAAAAGCAAAGCATATCTATCATATTCAACAAGGGCATTGTCGTAACTAATTTTAGCTTGATTTACACGTGATTCGGCGTTTGCTAAATTCAACATATTGGGAATAATTTTAACCTTAGCAATGATGTCGCCTTGTTTAATTTCTTGTCCGGCAACTACGTACATTTTTTCAACAATGCCCGACACTTGCGCCTTCATATTTACTTCACGGCGAGGAATAACACTTCCTGTTGCTACAGTTTTTTTAACTATAGTGGTGTCAAAAGCTGATACTGTTTGAAATACCACCGGACTTTGTTCCGACTTCTTGTACAAAAAATAAAATGTCCATATAAAAACCCCTAGCAATGCCAGTGCGATGATTATTTTTAAACTCTTCTTTATCATAAACGTTTTTAATTTAATTATACTTATTTACTCTGCACGCAATGCTTCAACGGGGTGAACCGATACAGCTCTTCGGGCTGGGATTAATCCGGCAAGGGCACCACAACATACCAACACCGAAAGTGAAATTATAGCAACCGAAATATCTACTGTAGGGTTTTTAAACATGGGCACATCGTTACCCATAGCAGTGTTTACTCCTTCCAGCAACAAAATTCCGATTACCAATCCAAAATATCCCGCCAAGGAAGTTAAAAAAACCGACTCAATAATAATTTGTGAAGTTACTGCAAAAGGCGTTGCTCCAAGTGCTCGCTTTACACCAATTTCTTTGGTGCGCTCTTTTACAACAATGAGCATGATGTTGCTAATACCAATAACGCCGGCTATTAATGTTCCAATTCCAACAAACCAAATAAGCATGTTGATGCCGGTAAATAATCCTTTCATTTTAAGGTATTGTTTTTCCATGTTCCAACTACCAATGGCTTGCTTATCGTCGGGTGCAATTTTATGACGTTCCTTCACAAGGGCCATCACTTTTTCTTCGGCTTCTGCTGCTGAATATTCAGGAGCTGATGAAATAGCAAACCAACCCACTTCATCACCAAAATTAAAGGCATTTTGAAATGTTGAAAAAGGAACCACAATTTTTGAAGCTTCTTCGCGTGCCTCGCCTCCATTTGAAACAGGTTTTGAAACTCCAATTACCTTAAAGTAAACACCATTGATGCGTATATATTCACCCGGTGCTTTTTCACTTTGTGTGAATAATTCCTCTTTCACCCGGGTACCAATAACACACACTTTTCGTTTTTCGCGAATATCATTTTCATTGATAAAGCGACCTTCAATAATTTTTATTTGCGAAATTTTAGCAATGTTTGGAAAAGCTCCATTCACCTGAAAGCTACCGGTTTTTAATCCTCTTACAACACTATTGTCGCCCCGCCAACCACCTAATTGATTTT containing:
- a CDS encoding ABC transporter permease, encoding MILDRDNWQEIYATIKKNKLRTLLTSLGVGWGIFMLVIMLGAGNGLKNGVMNDFSGTATNSFFMWTQKTTKPYKGMKPGRNFDFNNGDVIALSQLKELSVVSPQNQLGGWRGDNSVVRGLKTGSFQVNGAFPNIAKISQIKIIEGRFINENDIREKRKVCVIGTRVKEELFTQSEKAPGEYIRINGVYFKVIGVSKPVSNGGEAREEASKIVVPFSTFQNAFNFGDEVGWFAISSAPEYSAAEAEEKVMALVKERHKIAPDDKQAIGSWNMEKQYLKMKGLFTGINMLIWFVGIGTLIAGVIGISNIMLIVVKERTKEIGVKRALGATPFAVTSQIIIESVFLTSLAGYFGLVIGILLLEGVNTAMGNDVPMFKNPTVDISVAIISLSVLVCCGALAGLIPARRAVSVHPVEALRAE